A single region of the Changchengzhania lutea genome encodes:
- a CDS encoding DUF4268 domain-containing protein — protein MMQDLDLIKKRLSNDELIKILKLIQSYTWRRFVVGLPTNSLNKIFMTLYSEVDTEEYYDSIALALIKKRGGAKFPTDEDLKTALKDKDLYNIQSKNRNYMFELLENYNNREYVNTSNENITIEHIFPQTPNEDWNKNITPDDYFQFKEKYVNTIANLTLSGNNGALSNKSFPDKKMMNRQCGEQGYNYSRLWLNDYLKTINNWNIENYNERFDLIYSRFLKIWEYPDVEIPVSDNTEEQNLYNAESPKHKKLEYFIFENTKVDEEVIAQMYFYVIEKLYEKNAQLLLEAKDVFKMSRNASDFRAPQELQSGYFIESNIDSNSKFSTLKKLLPLFELEDELLIKYADSDSGNVPNRFGVRKEYWKQLLPLIVDTELFSNVNPTKDHWLSSGAGISGLGYTFVITGKYVRIELSIGSSSKELNKKYLLSNKESIENTFGGELEWEELANYKMSRIKYELGDVNLFDKNDWDKMNEFLVTYLPKFEVALQPAIKNLK, from the coding sequence ATGATGCAAGATTTAGATTTAATAAAAAAGAGACTTAGCAATGACGAGTTAATTAAAATTTTAAAATTGATTCAATCTTATACTTGGAGACGTTTTGTTGTAGGCTTGCCTACCAATTCATTGAATAAAATATTTATGACTTTATATTCTGAAGTTGATACAGAAGAGTATTATGATTCTATTGCATTAGCTTTAATAAAGAAACGTGGTGGTGCAAAATTCCCAACCGACGAAGATTTAAAAACAGCATTGAAGGATAAAGATTTATATAATATCCAATCAAAAAACAGAAATTATATGTTTGAGTTGTTAGAGAATTATAACAACAGAGAATATGTAAACACTTCAAATGAAAACATAACAATTGAACATATTTTTCCTCAAACCCCAAATGAAGATTGGAATAAAAATATAACACCTGATGATTATTTTCAGTTTAAAGAGAAGTATGTAAACACAATTGCTAATTTAACTTTATCAGGTAATAATGGAGCTTTAAGTAATAAATCCTTTCCAGATAAAAAGATGATGAACCGACAATGTGGTGAACAAGGTTATAATTATAGTCGTCTTTGGCTTAACGATTATCTTAAAACCATTAATAATTGGAATATTGAAAACTACAATGAAAGGTTTGATTTAATTTACAGTCGTTTTCTTAAAATATGGGAATACCCAGATGTAGAAATACCTGTTTCGGATAATACAGAAGAACAAAATCTATACAATGCAGAATCACCTAAACATAAAAAATTAGAGTATTTTATTTTTGAAAACACTAAAGTAGATGAAGAGGTTATTGCTCAAATGTATTTTTATGTAATTGAAAAATTATACGAGAAAAACGCACAACTATTATTAGAAGCTAAAGATGTATTTAAAATGTCTCGTAATGCATCAGATTTTAGAGCACCACAAGAATTGCAAAGTGGTTATTTTATTGAATCAAATATAGATAGTAATTCTAAGTTTAGTACACTTAAAAAATTACTTCCATTATTTGAACTTGAAGATGAGTTACTAATAAAATATGCTGATAGTGATAGTGGTAACGTACCTAATCGTTTTGGTGTACGTAAAGAATATTGGAAACAGCTGTTGCCTTTAATTGTAGACACTGAACTATTTTCTAATGTAAACCCAACTAAAGACCATTGGTTAAGTTCTGGAGCTGGAATTAGTGGTTTAGGCTATACATTCGTTATAACTGGCAAGTATGTAAGAATAGAATTAAGTATAGGTTCATCAAGCAAAGAACTAAATAAAAAATACTTATTATCTAATAAAGAAAGTATTGAAAACACATTTGGTGGTGAACTTGAATGGGAAGAATTAGCAAACTACAAAATGAGTCGTATTAAATATGAATTGGGTGATGTAAACTTATTTGATAAAAACGATTGGGATAAAATGAATGAATTTTTAGTTACCTACTTACCTAAATTTGAAGTGGCATTACAACCAGCGATTAAGAATTTGAAGTAA
- a CDS encoding RagB/SusD family nutrient uptake outer membrane protein: MMKNIKTIVYMLVMSILLSSCENVLEKFPDDQINEVIVFSTVTKANGVLMGVYNEIAGTSYLGAGLYLRAAMKGTDFRAIKPSLNERNPLRVEYEYSETAILNGNAFNMWSSCYKALNNLNILLAKIDEVPGDDGERNRIKGEALALRAMIHFDLVRTFSYPWIIGNGSSQGIPLVVEVTGAAIIERGTVADVYAQVITDYKAAEALLSPVENSRFINKTAVQALLARTYLYQEDWANSLIYAEKVISTMGSSSLMNISNFTRDPFNSESLFELDLIHPNNSVGSSAISAQLTNDNGGQEDILATLSFKTLLTQFADDPRGQFFQEDRETTDELSYAKYLDVAQEGSHNVVVIRLSEVFLIAAEAAARSNGDGASYLFEVTQRRSTSYTLSTLTGDALVDEIAIERRKELAVEGHGVYDYIRRGKDITRVASDHENIPLDKITIKFDNYQTIYPIPIEEINASGMVQTQGGY, translated from the coding sequence ATGATGAAAAATATAAAAACAATAGTGTACATGTTGGTAATGAGTATACTGCTTAGCTCTTGTGAAAATGTATTGGAAAAATTTCCTGACGATCAAATAAATGAAGTAATAGTATTCTCTACTGTAACGAAGGCAAATGGTGTTTTAATGGGAGTATATAACGAGATTGCTGGAACAAGCTATTTGGGTGCAGGGCTTTATTTACGTGCTGCCATGAAAGGCACCGATTTTAGAGCCATCAAGCCTAGTTTAAATGAGAGGAATCCTTTAAGGGTAGAATATGAATATAGTGAAACTGCTATATTAAATGGAAATGCTTTTAATATGTGGAGTTCTTGCTATAAGGCATTAAATAATCTTAATATTCTCTTAGCAAAAATTGATGAAGTACCTGGAGATGATGGTGAGCGTAACAGAATAAAAGGAGAAGCACTGGCCTTAAGAGCTATGATTCACTTTGATTTGGTAAGAACATTTTCCTATCCATGGATAATAGGTAATGGGTCGTCTCAAGGAATCCCTTTGGTTGTTGAAGTTACTGGGGCAGCAATAATAGAAAGAGGCACTGTTGCAGATGTATATGCGCAAGTAATTACCGATTATAAAGCCGCTGAAGCTTTATTGAGTCCTGTCGAAAATTCAAGATTCATTAATAAAACAGCTGTGCAAGCATTATTGGCAAGAACTTATTTATATCAAGAAGATTGGGCTAATTCGCTCATCTATGCAGAAAAAGTTATCTCAACGATGGGTTCCAGTAGCTTAATGAATATATCTAATTTTACAAGAGATCCTTTTAATTCAGAATCTTTATTTGAACTAGATTTAATTCATCCAAATAATTCTGTAGGAAGTAGTGCTATAAGTGCTCAATTAACAAACGATAATGGAGGACAGGAAGATATTTTGGCAACACTTTCATTTAAAACATTATTGACTCAATTTGCTGATGACCCGAGAGGCCAATTTTTTCAAGAGGATAGAGAAACTACAGACGAATTAAGTTATGCAAAGTATTTAGATGTTGCTCAAGAGGGGTCTCATAATGTTGTTGTCATTCGTTTGTCAGAAGTTTTTCTGATTGCTGCCGAAGCTGCAGCAAGAAGTAACGGGGACGGCGCGAGCTACCTATTTGAAGTTACCCAACGAAGAAGCACATCCTATACTTTATCAACGTTAACTGGAGATGCCCTTGTAGATGAAATCGCTATTGAAAGAAGAAAAGAGTTAGCAGTAGAAGGTCATGGTGTATATGATTATATTAGAAGAGGTAAGGACATTACTCGTGTTGCATCAGATCATGAAAATATACCGCTAGACAAAATAACGATTAAGTTTGATAATTATCAAACTATTTATCCCATTCCAATTGAAGAAATTAACGCATCAGGAATGGTACAAACACAAGGAGGATACTAA
- a CDS encoding PepSY domain-containing protein, whose translation MVNRHTASKIRKVHRYLGLFLGIQFLMWTISGLYFSWTDIDEIHGDQFLNESMLKTSFSNLIGPNEIQSNEDITSLELLNIADKPYYWLNESKLFDANSGNPKNGITQDEALYIANKRMRDDLKVVSIDILTETDNHHEFRQRKDIGKLPAYVVSYSNDEALKAYISINDGKFQTVRHRNWRIFDFLWMTHTMDYEGRDNFNNTLLRIFSILGLITVMSGFLLWYISSPSVRKLLNPVKKKAKKK comes from the coding sequence ATGGTAAATAGACATACAGCATCAAAAATAAGAAAGGTTCATCGCTATTTGGGCTTATTTTTGGGCATACAATTCCTTATGTGGACAATAAGTGGTTTATATTTTAGTTGGACTGATATTGATGAAATTCATGGCGACCAATTTCTGAATGAATCGATGTTAAAAACATCATTTAGTAATTTGATTGGCCCAAACGAAATACAATCAAACGAAGATATTACTTCATTGGAATTGTTAAATATTGCGGACAAGCCCTATTATTGGCTGAATGAAAGTAAACTCTTTGATGCTAATTCAGGTAATCCAAAAAATGGAATTACTCAAGATGAAGCATTATATATAGCTAATAAAAGAATGAGGGATGATTTAAAAGTGGTATCAATTGACATATTAACTGAGACTGATAATCATCATGAATTTCGCCAAAGAAAGGATATAGGGAAATTGCCAGCATATGTAGTTTCTTATTCAAATGATGAAGCGCTAAAAGCATATATATCAATTAATGATGGCAAATTTCAAACTGTAAGACATCGCAACTGGCGTATTTTTGATTTTTTATGGATGACACATACAATGGATTATGAAGGAAGAGATAACTTTAACAATACACTTTTAAGAATATTTTCTATTTTAGGGTTAATAACAGTAATGAGTGGTTTTTTACTATGGTACATCTCATCTCCTTCTGTTAGAAAGCTATTAAACCCAGTTAAGAAAAAGGCAAAGAAGAAATAA
- a CDS encoding SusC/RagA family TonB-linked outer membrane protein: MNKINNINSVFKKKRNLRDYILITFLVLININFSPVYANSIYTDNIINLQEKTITGTVTDNSGIPLPGVNIIVKGTTKGAQSDFDGNYTIGISEGEVLIFSYVGFKSLEFTVGESNIINVTMEVDNQLDEVVITAYGTSKKSSFTGSAQTVKTEAIVREATSSFEEGLQGNVAGVQIATTGQPGGPSNIRIRGVGSVNGSSQPLYVVDGVVINSDATLRAWGGASNGSIQAENPLTSINPNDIATLTVLKDAAAASLYGSRAANGVIIITTKRGQSGKTKFSFTSQLGFANNLGMENLVNGEQYKELWLEGDVNRLIVNNDNSDFKGVYANSSLYNSYVAIATTNYEQLYGTTAYNSDWIGDISRNGVTQKYNLTASGGSDTFKFFVSGEYLDQEGTFVGSDLKRYSGRINLENKANDYVSFGANLSMALRKRGATYERAFSLNPYYMARMIPAVARIRNDDGSYADLPNQLDANSNPSALLALGVFTNDEFRTRGTFWGKLDFNENLSFKSTFGIEHYSTDEVSYDNSQFGSGAGQWNGATGQYKQEGFKITSSNIVNYNKVFNEKHTVSALAGFEIEDTKAKWIGIDGYDVLDDDLLAPNGVNGNWGFSGNETGYGLVSFLSQVNYDFDKKYYLSGSFRRDGSSRFGINSRWGNFWAISGAWRISQENFMEGKDGVFQDMKLRASYGTNGNLPSQLYAHLPFFSGGNGYGDDAGVQLSQVANENLSWETSENFNIGFDFQLFDKYAITLEYFNKKTDNILLDVPISSTSGFNTALRNYGSMENSGLEFSLGASIIEQEDFTWNTTINTSTLKNKITQLPSDIIITSRNYDEYPIIRREGENFYSFYLRDYKGVNPETGSAQWYVLDNNGNRTGSITEDYQEAGYGIFGQATQDVQGGFSNEITYKNWSFNFLFTYGIGGSVYDLTSYKRDDDGARPQYTVTTNQLNRWTPTNTNTNVPVRINGATNGSNAISTRYLYSADYLKLKNIRLGYNVPIKNKYIQSVNLYALINNVFLSTELDGYDPESSINGVNFYQIPTARSFTLGLKLDF, encoded by the coding sequence ATGAATAAAATTAACAACATCAATTCCGTTTTTAAGAAAAAAAGGAATCTTAGAGATTATATATTAATTACGTTTCTTGTATTAATTAATATAAATTTCAGCCCTGTTTATGCAAATTCAATATATACAGATAACATAATTAACCTTCAAGAAAAAACAATTACAGGTACTGTTACTGACAATTCAGGGATACCTTTACCTGGAGTAAATATTATTGTAAAGGGAACAACTAAAGGAGCACAATCAGATTTTGACGGCAATTACACAATCGGTATTAGTGAGGGTGAGGTTTTAATTTTTTCTTATGTAGGATTCAAATCATTAGAATTTACAGTAGGAGAATCAAACATTATTAATGTGACAATGGAAGTAGATAACCAATTAGACGAAGTCGTAATAACTGCTTATGGAACCTCTAAAAAAAGCAGTTTTACAGGATCTGCACAAACTGTTAAAACAGAAGCAATTGTTAGAGAAGCTACTAGTAGTTTTGAGGAGGGATTACAGGGTAATGTTGCTGGAGTTCAGATTGCTACTACTGGACAACCAGGTGGGCCATCAAATATTCGTATTAGAGGGGTTGGTTCGGTAAATGGGTCATCTCAACCTTTATACGTAGTTGACGGTGTGGTGATTAACTCGGATGCCACTTTAAGAGCTTGGGGAGGAGCTAGTAATGGGAGTATTCAAGCAGAGAATCCCTTAACCAGTATCAACCCTAACGATATCGCAACTCTTACAGTATTAAAAGATGCAGCGGCAGCTTCCTTATATGGTTCTCGAGCAGCTAACGGTGTAATTATTATTACAACAAAACGAGGGCAAAGCGGAAAAACTAAATTTTCATTTACTTCTCAATTAGGTTTTGCCAATAACTTAGGCATGGAAAACTTAGTTAACGGAGAGCAATATAAAGAATTATGGTTAGAAGGTGATGTGAACAGGCTAATTGTGAATAATGATAATAGCGATTTTAAAGGTGTTTATGCTAATTCAAGCCTTTATAACTCTTATGTTGCTATAGCTACTACAAACTATGAACAGTTATATGGAACTACGGCATATAATAGTGATTGGATTGGAGATATTTCAAGAAATGGTGTAACTCAAAAATATAACCTTACTGCCAGTGGGGGGTCAGATACGTTCAAATTTTTTGTTTCAGGTGAATATTTAGATCAAGAAGGAACATTTGTAGGGTCTGATTTGAAACGTTATTCAGGTAGAATTAATTTAGAAAACAAGGCAAATGATTATGTAAGTTTCGGTGCTAATTTATCGATGGCTTTAAGGAAAAGGGGAGCAACTTATGAGAGAGCATTCTCATTAAATCCTTATTATATGGCACGTATGATTCCCGCAGTAGCTCGTATAAGAAATGATGATGGTTCGTACGCCGATTTGCCAAACCAGTTAGACGCAAATTCTAATCCCTCTGCTTTATTAGCATTAGGAGTGTTTACAAATGATGAATTTAGGACCAGAGGAACTTTTTGGGGAAAATTAGATTTTAATGAAAATTTATCATTCAAATCCACATTTGGTATAGAACATTACTCAACAGATGAAGTTAGTTATGACAATAGTCAATTTGGCTCGGGTGCAGGACAATGGAATGGAGCAACGGGGCAATATAAACAAGAAGGATTCAAAATAACAAGTTCTAATATTGTAAATTATAATAAAGTATTTAATGAAAAACACACTGTTAGCGCCTTAGCTGGTTTTGAAATAGAAGATACTAAGGCTAAGTGGATTGGAATAGATGGATATGATGTATTGGATGACGATTTACTAGCGCCAAATGGAGTTAACGGAAATTGGGGTTTTTCAGGTAATGAAACAGGCTATGGTTTAGTTTCTTTTCTTTCACAGGTTAACTATGACTTTGATAAAAAGTATTATTTAAGTGGAAGTTTTCGACGAGATGGTTCTTCAAGGTTTGGAATTAATTCAAGATGGGGTAATTTTTGGGCAATTTCTGGTGCTTGGAGAATAAGTCAAGAGAATTTTATGGAGGGAAAGGATGGTGTTTTTCAAGATATGAAATTAAGAGCTAGTTATGGTACAAATGGGAACTTACCGTCTCAATTATATGCACATCTTCCTTTTTTTAGTGGAGGAAATGGCTATGGAGACGATGCAGGGGTACAACTATCTCAAGTTGCTAACGAAAATTTATCTTGGGAAACAAGTGAAAATTTTAATATAGGATTTGATTTTCAATTGTTTGATAAGTATGCGATAACTCTGGAGTATTTTAATAAAAAAACTGATAATATATTATTAGACGTACCTATATCTTCTACTAGTGGATTTAATACTGCGTTAAGAAATTATGGTAGTATGGAGAATAGTGGACTTGAGTTTTCATTAGGAGCTAGTATTATAGAACAAGAAGATTTTACATGGAATACTACTATCAATACGAGTACTTTAAAAAATAAGATTACTCAATTGCCTAGCGATATTATTATTACTTCTAGAAACTATGATGAATACCCTATTATTCGTCGAGAAGGAGAAAATTTTTATTCTTTTTATCTAAGAGATTATAAAGGAGTGAATCCAGAAACCGGTAGTGCTCAATGGTATGTTTTAGATAATAATGGAAATAGAACAGGATCAATTACAGAGGACTATCAAGAAGCTGGTTACGGTATTTTTGGTCAAGCAACACAGGACGTTCAAGGTGGTTTTTCTAATGAAATCACATATAAGAACTGGAGCTTTAATTTTTTATTCACTTATGGAATTGGTGGTAGTGTATATGATTTAACCTCGTACAAAAGAGATGATGATGGGGCGAGACCTCAATATACCGTAACAACAAATCAATTAAATAGGTGGACTCCAACAAATACTAATACAAATGTTCCTGTAAGAATAAATGGAGCCACTAACGGGTCCAATGCTATATCAACAAGATATTTGTATAGTGCAGATTATTTAAAACTTAAAAACATACGTCTTGGATATAACGTACCTATTAAAAATAAGTATATACAATCTGTAAATTTGTATGCTTTAATAAATAATGTATTTCTATCAACAGAGCTAGACGGTTATGACCCAGAATCTTCGATAAATGGAGTAAATTTTTATCAAATCCCAACAGCTAGAAGTTTTACTTTGGGTTTAAAGCTTGATTTTTAA
- a CDS encoding LysR family transcriptional regulator produces the protein MGNQIELRHIRYFLAVAEELHFRKAAERLYISQPGLSRQIKQMEDDLGIKLFERNNRKVNLTKVGLYLKTELSRKLKNLDHIFNHAKLLHEGKNGILNLGYVGSAMQKIIPDLLLKFKKDHPNVLFNLKEMDNKRQIEHLFLQNIDVSFTRLERVSRDLNIQQVLKEPFCLVLPKNYPIDSTNFKDISQFKNESFILFDEEFSPSYHKKVMQIFDDSGFTPQISHNTIHSSTIYKLVENNLGIAIVPKSLQLKFYKNVKFIELDKIPQRTILSIVWDNNNTNPILEILLKYFK, from the coding sequence ATGGGTAATCAAATAGAATTAAGACATATTCGCTATTTTTTAGCTGTAGCTGAAGAATTGCACTTTAGAAAAGCTGCGGAGCGATTATACATTTCTCAACCAGGACTGAGCAGGCAAATAAAACAAATGGAAGATGATTTGGGAATTAAATTATTTGAACGAAATAACAGAAAAGTAAATTTGACCAAGGTCGGTCTGTATCTTAAAACTGAACTTTCAAGAAAATTAAAAAATTTAGATCATATTTTCAACCATGCTAAATTGCTTCATGAAGGAAAGAATGGTATTTTAAATTTAGGTTATGTAGGCTCTGCCATGCAAAAAATTATCCCCGATCTACTATTGAAGTTTAAGAAAGATCATCCAAATGTTCTATTTAATTTAAAAGAAATGGACAATAAAAGACAAATAGAACATTTATTTTTGCAAAATATTGATGTAAGTTTCACAAGGTTAGAAAGGGTTTCAAGAGATCTAAATATTCAGCAAGTTTTAAAAGAACCTTTTTGTTTAGTTCTTCCAAAAAATTATCCAATAGATAGTACAAATTTTAAAGACATTTCTCAATTTAAAAATGAATCTTTTATCCTGTTTGACGAAGAATTCAGTCCGTCTTATCACAAAAAAGTAATGCAAATTTTTGACGATAGTGGGTTTACCCCTCAAATTTCTCATAATACAATCCATTCAAGTACCATTTACAAATTAGTTGAAAATAATTTAGGCATTGCTATAGTTCCAAAATCTTTACAACTTAAATTTTATAAAAACGTGAAGTTTATTGAATTGGATAAAATTCCTCAACGAACAATTTTATCCATTGTATGGGATAATAACAATACAAATCCCATTTTAGAAATTTTATTGAAATATTTTAAATAA
- a CDS encoding zeta toxin family protein, giving the protein MKKLYIIAGPNGAGKTTASFTILPEIFDCKEFVNADEIARGLSPFNPDLVAFQAGRIMLARINELLEDGKTFALETTLSTNSYVSFIKKAKLKRYEVILLFLKLNSEELAIERVKTRVLEGGHNIPVDVIRRRYKNGLRNLFQKYILIVDKWIIADNSEERFKFIAEGADDKLFIKDDIVWNELKEKYNGN; this is encoded by the coding sequence ATGAAAAAGTTATACATTATTGCAGGCCCAAATGGCGCAGGAAAAACAACTGCTTCATTTACTATTTTACCTGAAATTTTTGATTGTAAAGAGTTTGTAAATGCCGATGAAATTGCAAGAGGACTTTCTCCGTTTAATCCAGACTTAGTTGCTTTTCAGGCAGGAAGAATAATGCTAGCTAGAATTAATGAGTTATTGGAAGATGGCAAGACTTTTGCTTTAGAAACAACGTTGTCAACGAATAGCTATGTAAGTTTTATTAAAAAGGCAAAACTAAAAAGATACGAGGTAATTTTACTTTTTTTGAAATTAAATTCAGAAGAGTTAGCAATTGAACGTGTTAAAACTAGAGTTTTGGAAGGTGGGCATAATATTCCAGTAGATGTTATAAGAAGGCGTTACAAAAATGGACTAAGAAATTTGTTCCAGAAATATATCCTAATAGTTGATAAATGGATAATTGCTGATAATTCAGAAGAAAGGTTTAAATTTATAGCAGAAGGAGCTGATGATAAACTATTTATAAAAGATGATATAGTTTGGAATGAATTAAAAGAAAAATACAATGGGAATTAA
- a CDS encoding ferredoxin--NADP reductase produces the protein MSQFHQLTIKKVIKDTDNAVIISFDVPQNLNEIFAFKAGQYITLKTKIKGKEIRRDYSLCVSPKSNELKVAIKKVENGLFSVYANTQLKANDVLEVAPPKGRFVFEPIKSTARIIVGFATGSGITPIMSIIKTVLEEEPLSKFILIYGNKTPKDTIFYAELLDLNLKYPNQFNFEFVFSQSDEENALFGRIEKNIVKYFIENKYKGIIVDAFYLCGQEAMITAVSEVLQEYDIKNNNIHFELFKVSAPANTIKNVLDGSTKITVIIKKKELLFTMSQKSTILEAALNEGIDAPYSCQGGICSSCIARLTEGEANMLHNNILTDSDIDEGLILTCQAQAITPTIVVDYNDV, from the coding sequence ATGTCACAATTTCACCAACTAACAATAAAGAAAGTTATTAAAGATACTGATAACGCTGTAATCATTAGTTTTGATGTGCCTCAGAATTTAAACGAAATTTTTGCCTTTAAGGCAGGGCAGTATATCACGCTTAAAACTAAAATTAAAGGAAAGGAAATTCGTAGAGATTATTCGTTATGTGTTTCTCCAAAAAGCAATGAACTAAAAGTAGCTATTAAAAAAGTTGAAAACGGATTATTTTCAGTTTATGCAAATACTCAGTTAAAAGCTAATGATGTTTTGGAGGTAGCTCCACCAAAAGGACGTTTTGTTTTCGAGCCAATTAAATCTACAGCAAGAATTATTGTGGGTTTTGCTACTGGTAGTGGTATTACTCCAATCATGAGCATTATAAAGACCGTTTTAGAAGAAGAGCCTTTAAGTAAATTTATTTTAATTTATGGTAATAAAACACCTAAGGATACTATTTTTTATGCGGAATTACTAGATCTTAATCTAAAATATCCAAATCAGTTTAATTTTGAATTTGTATTTAGCCAAAGTGATGAGGAGAATGCTTTATTTGGTCGAATTGAAAAAAACATAGTAAAATACTTTATCGAAAATAAATATAAAGGTATTATTGTCGATGCATTCTACTTATGTGGGCAAGAAGCTATGATAACTGCTGTTTCAGAAGTTTTACAAGAGTATGATATAAAAAATAATAATATTCATTTTGAACTATTTAAAGTTTCAGCTCCTGCTAATACTATAAAAAATGTATTGGATGGCAGTACAAAAATAACCGTTATAATAAAAAAGAAAGAGTTGCTCTTTACAATGTCACAAAAAAGCACCATACTAGAAGCTGCTTTAAATGAAGGTATTGACGCCCCTTACTCTTGCCAAGGAGGTATTTGTAGCAGCTGTATCGCTAGACTCACTGAAGGTGAAGCTAATATGCTTCATAACAATATTTTGACAGATAGTGATATTGACGAAGGTTTAATTTTAACCTGTCAAGCACAAGCTATTACCCCTACAATTGTGGTAGATTATAATGATGTGTAA